A DNA window from Pseudomonas tohonis contains the following coding sequences:
- a CDS encoding DUF2188 domain-containing protein, with protein sequence MRKEGATRPSKTASEKAVLLESIESFMQNRAGTVKVHGEDGSVEQELRYPPARRYYDSSGD encoded by the coding sequence TTGCGCAAGGAAGGTGCGACGCGCCCGTCCAAGACCGCCAGCGAGAAAGCCGTACTGCTCGAGAGCATCGAGAGCTTCATGCAGAACCGCGCAGGCACGGTGAAGGTGCACGGGGAGGACGGCAGCGTCGAGCAGGAACTGCGCTATCCGCCCGCCCGGCGTTACTACGACTCGTCGGGCGACTAG